Proteins encoded by one window of Govania unica:
- a CDS encoding TolC family protein, translating into MKLKLLLVAFALPLGGFAPVMAEPHSVLTLEAALKAALDISPRLQAQDAAVRASAGAERQAAARPNPEVSLNLENFAGRAGYGGLRAVETTASLTQTIELGGKRAARRAVAAGDRRLAEVDRAREALDLRRDVTLAYGEVLAAEERLTLARAQMALANDVAATVQRYVRAARDPLLEDSKAELARTTAAITEGQAERELRSARRYLALMTGIEDADVRLDRRVLTDASPPPRIETLRAGLRDLPDLQQHEASIAKGRSAMTLEQAQAVPDPRVNVGFRDFADSGATAFVLGVALPLPLFDRNQGGIERARQEITRAEQTRIQAERDLLRLALEARALWETAAADRKILEDKARPQARRALQLAREGYDRGLFNYLQVLDAQRALQEVEGQILDSLKQALAARATLDRLTARDSQD; encoded by the coding sequence ATGAAATTGAAACTGTTGCTGGTGGCGTTCGCGCTGCCGCTCGGTGGCTTTGCGCCGGTTATGGCGGAGCCGCATTCTGTTCTGACTCTGGAGGCGGCGCTCAAGGCCGCGCTTGATATCTCGCCGCGTCTTCAGGCGCAGGACGCTGCCGTACGGGCGAGCGCCGGGGCCGAACGTCAGGCGGCGGCGCGGCCCAATCCGGAAGTCTCCCTTAATCTTGAGAATTTCGCCGGGCGGGCGGGCTATGGCGGGCTTCGCGCCGTCGAGACCACGGCGAGTCTCACCCAGACCATCGAGCTTGGCGGCAAGCGGGCGGCGCGGCGGGCGGTGGCTGCGGGCGACCGCAGGCTGGCGGAAGTCGACCGGGCGCGGGAAGCGCTTGATCTCCGCCGCGATGTCACGCTCGCTTACGGCGAGGTGCTGGCGGCCGAGGAGCGGCTCACGCTCGCCCGGGCACAGATGGCCCTGGCCAATGATGTGGCGGCGACGGTGCAGCGTTATGTACGGGCGGCGCGCGATCCGCTGCTTGAAGACAGCAAGGCCGAACTTGCCCGCACCACGGCGGCTATAACCGAGGGGCAGGCCGAACGGGAGCTCAGGTCGGCGCGGCGCTACCTCGCCCTCATGACCGGGATCGAGGACGCGGACGTCAGGCTCGATCGCCGGGTGCTGACCGATGCTTCGCCACCGCCTAGGATCGAAACCCTGCGTGCGGGTTTGCGCGATCTCCCCGATCTCCAACAGCATGAAGCGAGCATAGCCAAAGGCCGCTCGGCCATGACGCTCGAACAGGCTCAGGCCGTGCCGGACCCGCGGGTCAATGTCGGGTTTCGCGATTTTGCCGATAGCGGGGCGACGGCTTTTGTCCTCGGGGTGGCGCTGCCGCTGCCGCTGTTTGACCGTAATCAGGGCGGCATCGAGCGGGCGCGGCAGGAGATCACGCGGGCCGAACAGACCCGCATCCAGGCCGAACGCGATCTTCTGCGGCTCGCGCTTGAGGCGCGGGCGCTGTGGGAGACGGCGGCGGCTGACCGGAAAATTCTTGAGGACAAGGCGCGGCCGCAGGCGCGGCGGGCGTTGCAACTGGCCCGGGAAGGGTATGACCGCGGGCTTTTCAATTATCTCCAGGTGCTCGATGCCCAGCGCGCGTTGCAGGAGGTGGAGGGGCAGATCCTCGACAGCCTGAAACAGGCCCTCGCGGCGCGGGCAACCCTTGACCGCCTGACGGCGCGCGACAGCCAGGACTGA
- a CDS encoding efflux RND transporter permease subunit, whose translation MLDRIIEFSIRQRVMVLAVVLGLAALGIYNFSRLAIDAVPDITNVQVQINTEAPGYSPLEAEQRVTYAVETAISGLPGLDYTRSISRYGLSQVTVVFKDGTDIYFARQLVSERLQTAKNQLPPGLNPDMGPIATGLGEIFMYAVEAAPDARKADGQDWSPTDLRTLHDWVVKPQLRTVPGVTEVNTIGGYEQQYHVLPWPEKLAAYRLTLADLVTALERNNANVGAGYIERNGEQYLIRVPGQAKTVEDLRKIIVAENHGVFIRVADVADVALGQELRDGAATENGREVVLGTVIMLIGENSRTVAKTVAARFEAINKSLPEGVIARVVYDRTMLVDRTIETVRKNLLEGALLVVAVLFLLLGNFRAALITAAVIPLAMLMTVSGMVANRVSGNLMSLGALDFGLIVDGAVIIIENCLRRFGEAQHRKGGLLSREERFALAASATREVIQPSIFGVLIIAIVYVPIFALTGVEGKMFHPMAFTVVMALMAALLLSLTFVPAAVALFVTGKVEEKDNCIMRGAASLYQPVLGWALRRRGLVIACACAVMVLCGGLATRLGSEFIPNLDEGDVALHAMRIPGTSLTQAIEMQTALERRIGAFPEVDRVFARLGTAEVATDPMPPSVADTYVIMKPRNEWPNRRKPKAQLVSEIEAAIEQLPGTNYEFTQPIQMRFNELISGVRSDVAVKLFGDDLDELLAIGQRVEQLVAGIPGAADVKVEQVTGLPVLSINPDRDALSRYGLSVADVQDVIATTLGGRVAGQIFEGDRRFDLVVRLPEILRSDLDAIRRLPIPLPDRVSAGDAEGLSSVPLMEVAKVEIGLGPNQISRENGKRRVVITANVRGRDLGSFVTEVQTVVRDRVELPPGYWLGYGGTFEQMMSASERLQIVVPLSLLLIFGLLFSLYGSVRDAVIVFSGVPLALTGGVVALWLRDIPFSISAGVGFIALSGVAVLNGVVMLSFIRRLRDEGLDLDQAIFRGAMGRLRPVLMTALVASLGFVPMAFNLGVGSEVQRPLATVVIGGILSSTILTLVVLPVLYRLLHGKWAGDKSAAV comes from the coding sequence ATGCTTGATCGCATCATAGAGTTTTCTATCCGCCAGCGCGTCATGGTGCTGGCCGTCGTGCTCGGGCTCGCGGCCCTGGGCATTTATAATTTCTCCCGTCTGGCCATCGATGCCGTGCCTGACATCACCAATGTGCAGGTGCAGATCAATACCGAAGCTCCGGGCTATTCGCCGCTTGAAGCCGAACAGCGCGTGACCTATGCGGTGGAGACGGCGATTTCCGGATTGCCGGGGCTTGATTATACGCGTTCGATCTCACGCTATGGGTTGTCGCAGGTGACGGTGGTGTTCAAGGACGGCACCGACATCTATTTCGCCCGGCAACTGGTCAGTGAACGCCTGCAAACGGCGAAAAATCAGCTGCCGCCCGGGCTCAATCCCGACATGGGGCCGATCGCCACCGGCCTTGGCGAAATCTTCATGTATGCGGTGGAGGCCGCGCCGGACGCGCGCAAGGCTGACGGCCAGGACTGGTCGCCCACCGACCTCCGCACGCTCCATGACTGGGTGGTCAAGCCACAGCTCAGGACGGTGCCCGGGGTGACCGAGGTCAACACCATCGGCGGTTATGAGCAGCAATATCACGTGCTGCCCTGGCCCGAGAAACTCGCGGCCTATCGGCTGACACTTGCGGATCTGGTGACCGCCCTTGAACGCAACAACGCTAATGTGGGCGCGGGCTATATCGAGCGCAACGGCGAACAATATCTTATCCGTGTGCCGGGGCAGGCGAAAACGGTCGAGGATCTGCGCAAGATCATCGTGGCCGAAAATCATGGGGTGTTCATCCGCGTCGCCGACGTGGCCGATGTGGCCCTGGGGCAGGAATTACGCGACGGCGCGGCCACCGAAAACGGCCGCGAAGTGGTGCTTGGCACCGTCATCATGCTGATCGGCGAAAACAGCCGCACGGTGGCGAAGACGGTGGCGGCGCGGTTCGAGGCGATCAATAAAAGCCTGCCCGAAGGTGTTATCGCCCGCGTGGTTTATGATCGCACCATGCTTGTGGACCGGACCATCGAGACGGTGCGGAAGAATCTTCTTGAAGGCGCGCTTCTGGTTGTTGCAGTGCTGTTTCTGCTGCTGGGGAATTTTCGCGCGGCGCTGATTACGGCGGCGGTCATTCCACTTGCGATGCTGATGACGGTGAGCGGCATGGTGGCGAACCGGGTGTCGGGCAATCTCATGAGTCTCGGGGCGCTTGATTTCGGGCTGATCGTCGACGGCGCGGTCATCATTATTGAAAACTGTTTGCGTCGGTTTGGTGAGGCGCAGCATCGCAAGGGTGGGCTGCTCAGTCGGGAGGAACGCTTCGCGCTCGCCGCCTCCGCCACCCGCGAGGTGATCCAGCCGAGCATTTTCGGCGTGCTCATCATTGCTATTGTCTATGTGCCGATCTTTGCCCTCACCGGGGTCGAGGGCAAGATGTTCCATCCCATGGCCTTTACCGTGGTGATGGCGCTGATGGCAGCGCTTCTGCTGTCGCTGACTTTTGTGCCGGCGGCGGTGGCCCTGTTCGTCACCGGTAAAGTGGAGGAAAAGGACAACTGCATCATGCGCGGGGCGGCGTCGCTTTATCAGCCGGTGCTCGGCTGGGCCTTGCGGCGGCGCGGGCTGGTCATCGCTTGCGCTTGCGCGGTGATGGTGTTGTGCGGCGGTCTTGCCACCCGGCTTGGGTCCGAATTCATTCCCAATCTGGATGAAGGCGATGTGGCCTTGCATGCCATGCGCATTCCGGGCACCAGCCTGACCCAGGCGATCGAGATGCAGACCGCCCTGGAACGGCGGATCGGGGCGTTCCCGGAAGTCGATCGCGTGTTCGCTCGTCTGGGCACGGCGGAGGTGGCCACCGACCCCATGCCGCCGTCTGTGGCCGACACCTATGTGATCATGAAGCCGCGCAACGAGTGGCCCAATCGGCGAAAACCCAAAGCGCAACTGGTCAGTGAAATCGAAGCCGCCATCGAACAATTGCCGGGCACCAATTATGAATTCACTCAGCCCATCCAGATGCGCTTCAACGAACTGATTTCCGGGGTGCGGAGCGATGTGGCGGTCAAGCTTTTCGGCGATGATCTTGATGAGCTTCTGGCCATCGGACAACGGGTGGAACAGCTGGTGGCGGGCATTCCCGGGGCGGCAGACGTCAAGGTTGAACAGGTCACGGGGCTTCCGGTTCTGTCGATCAATCCGGACCGTGATGCTTTATCGCGTTATGGGCTGAGTGTCGCCGACGTGCAGGATGTGATCGCGACCACACTTGGCGGGCGCGTGGCCGGTCAGATTTTCGAAGGCGATCGCCGGTTCGATCTCGTGGTGCGCCTGCCGGAGATTTTGCGCAGCGATCTTGATGCTATCCGTAGGCTGCCAATTCCGCTTCCGGATCGGGTGAGCGCGGGGGATGCCGAAGGTCTGTCGTCGGTGCCGCTTATGGAGGTGGCCAAGGTGGAGATCGGGCTCGGGCCCAATCAGATCAGCCGCGAGAACGGAAAGCGCCGGGTCGTTATCACCGCCAATGTGCGGGGCCGCGATCTTGGGTCTTTTGTCACTGAAGTGCAGACGGTGGTGCGCGATCGGGTCGAACTGCCGCCGGGGTATTGGCTCGGTTATGGCGGCACGTTTGAACAGATGATGTCGGCCAGCGAACGGCTGCAGATTGTGGTGCCGCTGTCCCTCCTGTTGATTTTCGGGTTGCTGTTTTCGCTTTATGGCTCGGTGCGGGATGCGGTCATCGTGTTTTCAGGTGTGCCGCTTGCGCTCACCGGTGGCGTGGTGGCGTTGTGGCTCAGGGATATTCCCTTCTCTATCTCGGCGGGGGTCGGGTTCATTGCGCTTTCGGGCGTTGCTGTTTTGAATGGGGTGGTCATGCTGTCTTTCATTCGCAGATTGCGTGATGAAGGCCTTGATCTCGATCAGGCGATTTTCCGCGGGGCCATGGGGCGCTTGCGTCCGGTGCTGATGACGGCGCTGGTGGCGAGCCTTGGGTTTGTGCCCATGGCCTTCAATCTTGGGGTCGGCAGCGAGGTGCAGCGGCCGCTTGCCACGGTGGTGATTGGTGGCATTCTGTCCTCGACCATCCTGACTCTTGTGGTGCTGCCGGTTTTATACCGGCTGCTCCATGGGAAGTGGGCCGGAGACAAATCTGCGGCGGTCTGA
- the hutG gene encoding N-formylglutamate deformylase: MTPLFEFEAGTEPLLISIPHAGTDLTPGLAARLTPTARALPDTDWFVDRLYTVARELGASILKANYARVVVDLNRPADGASLYPGQRETGLCPVINFDGTPLYLPGAEPDAAECANRLTTYWQPYHDKIAETLAGLKASHGRAILWDAHSIRSEVPGLFEGRLPDFNLGTGNGSSCPQALAARLLAVAQSAKGYSAVLNGRFKGGHITRHYGQPESGIIAVQLELAQSTYMTETAPHDWLDDRAKTTQSVIRRLLETVLKSGL, from the coding sequence ATGACCCCGCTGTTCGAATTTGAAGCGGGGACCGAGCCGCTCCTCATTAGCATTCCCCACGCCGGGACGGACCTCACGCCGGGCCTCGCCGCCCGGCTCACGCCCACGGCCCGCGCACTGCCCGATACCGACTGGTTTGTGGACCGGCTTTATACAGTCGCGCGCGAGCTTGGCGCCTCTATCCTCAAAGCCAATTACGCCCGGGTCGTGGTCGATCTCAACCGCCCGGCCGACGGCGCGAGCCTCTATCCCGGCCAGCGCGAAACCGGCCTTTGTCCCGTGATCAATTTCGATGGCACGCCGCTCTATCTCCCGGGTGCTGAGCCGGACGCCGCCGAATGCGCCAACCGCCTAACCACCTATTGGCAGCCCTATCACGACAAGATCGCGGAGACACTTGCCGGACTCAAGGCCTCCCATGGCCGCGCGATCCTGTGGGATGCTCATTCCATCCGCAGCGAAGTACCCGGACTGTTCGAGGGACGCCTGCCCGATTTCAATCTTGGCACCGGGAACGGCAGTTCCTGTCCACAAGCCCTCGCCGCACGGCTTTTGGCCGTGGCACAATCCGCGAAAGGCTATAGCGCGGTCCTGAACGGCCGCTTCAAAGGCGGGCATATCACCCGCCATTACGGCCAGCCGGAAAGCGGCATCATCGCCGTTCAGCTGGAGCTGGCGCAGTCGACCTATATGACCGAGACCGCCCCCCACGACTGGCTTGACGACCGGGCAAAGACAACGCAAAGCGTCATCCGCAGGCTTCTTGAAACCGTTCTCAAGTCCGGCCTCTGA
- the hutH gene encoding histidine ammonia-lyase, translating to MITLNPGEVTLATLRRIYETPGEIVLPAAHMAQVETSHAAIASILADGHPVYGINTGFGLLAQTQIADDELEDLQRNLVMSHCTGVGAPLSDAVVRLILALKVVSLARGYSGVSPATVTALITLYNHEVYPLIPSKGSVGASGDLAPLAHMSATLLGIGSVRHKGFELPASEGLKLAGLTPMTLAPKEGLALINGTQVSTALALAGLFATENLFAAAVVAGAMSVDALKGSDLPFDPRIQAVRGHRGQIDVAASYRRLLTGSRIRASHVDCPRVQDPYSLRCQPQVMGACLDSIRHAARVLEIEANAVTDNPLLFTDTNEAISGGNFHAEPVAFVADFLALSIAEIANISERRLSILVDPKMSGLPAFLVEKSGVNSGFMIAQVTAAALASENKTLAHPASVDTIPTSANQEDHVSMATFAARRLGDMCENSATVIGIELIAAAQGIDFHRPLTSSPILETIHGEIRAEVTHYDRDRYFKPDIDAARLLVESGLYLKYMDGLLPSIESKP from the coding sequence ATGATCACGCTCAACCCGGGTGAAGTCACCCTCGCCACCCTCCGCCGCATTTACGAAACGCCGGGCGAGATCGTCCTGCCTGCCGCCCATATGGCCCAGGTCGAAACCAGCCATGCCGCCATCGCCAGCATTCTGGCCGATGGCCATCCGGTTTACGGCATCAACACCGGCTTCGGCCTGCTGGCCCAGACCCAGATCGCCGATGACGAGCTTGAGGATCTGCAACGCAATCTCGTCATGTCCCATTGCACGGGTGTCGGCGCGCCCCTGTCTGATGCCGTCGTGCGCCTGATCCTCGCGCTCAAGGTCGTGAGCCTCGCGCGCGGCTATTCGGGGGTCAGTCCGGCCACGGTCACCGCCCTTATCACGCTCTACAATCATGAGGTTTACCCGCTCATCCCATCCAAGGGATCGGTCGGCGCGTCCGGCGACCTCGCCCCGCTCGCGCATATGAGCGCTACCCTTCTCGGCATCGGCAGCGTGCGCCATAAAGGCTTTGAGCTACCCGCATCCGAAGGGCTGAAGCTTGCCGGTCTCACACCCATGACCCTTGCCCCCAAGGAAGGGCTCGCCCTCATCAATGGCACGCAGGTGTCCACGGCACTCGCGCTTGCCGGTCTGTTTGCCACCGAAAACCTGTTCGCCGCCGCCGTCGTCGCCGGAGCCATGAGCGTCGATGCCCTCAAAGGCAGCGACTTGCCGTTCGACCCGCGTATTCAGGCGGTGCGCGGCCACCGTGGGCAGATCGATGTGGCGGCAAGCTATCGCCGCCTGCTGACAGGCAGCCGCATCCGCGCGTCGCACGTGGATTGTCCCCGCGTGCAGGACCCCTATTCGCTGCGCTGCCAGCCGCAGGTCATGGGGGCCTGTCTCGACAGCATCCGCCATGCCGCCCGCGTGCTTGAAATCGAAGCGAACGCGGTCACCGACAACCCGTTGCTGTTCACTGATACCAATGAAGCCATCTCGGGCGGCAATTTCCACGCCGAGCCGGTGGCCTTCGTCGCCGATTTCCTCGCCCTCAGCATTGCCGAGATCGCCAATATCTCGGAACGCCGCCTGTCCATTCTGGTCGACCCGAAAATGAGCGGCCTGCCCGCCTTCCTGGTCGAAAAAAGCGGCGTCAATTCCGGCTTCATGATCGCCCAGGTGACGGCGGCGGCGCTCGCGTCCGAAAATAAGACTCTGGCCCATCCGGCAAGCGTCGACACCATCCCGACCTCGGCCAATCAGGAAGATCACGTCAGCATGGCGACCTTCGCCGCCAGGCGACTGGGCGACATGTGCGAAAACAGCGCCACCGTCATCGGCATTGAACTGATCGCCGCCGCGCAAGGCATCGACTTCCATCGCCCCCTGACCTCCTCCCCCATCCTCGAAACCATCCATGGGGAAATCCGCGCCGAGGTCACCCATTACGATCGCGACCGCTATTTCAAACCAGATATCGATGCCGCCCGGCTGCTTGTGGAAAGCGGCCTGTACCTCAAATATATGGACGGACTGCTGCCGTCCATCGAGAGCAAACCATGA
- a CDS encoding MFS transporter has translation MIGPSSAPQKDDSPPTALGPLGHPVFRAVWLASMASNLGGLIQSVGASWMMTSITSSAHMVALVQASVTLPIMLLSLVAGAAADGGDRRMVMIWAQIFMLLTSVVLTISAWFGLITPWLLLSFTFLIGCGMAFNGPAWQASVGDMVPRSALPGAVALNSMGFNLARSLGPALGGAIVAAFGVAAAFAINAVSYLGLIIVLMRWRPEKQPPGLPREPLGMAMASGIRYVAMSPSIRVVLLRSAVFGFSAISAMALMPLVARDLVAGGPLTYGLLLGAFGVGAVAGALGSARLRQFMNNEIIVRSASIGFLAACVVTGVSSHLVLTMVALLLAGAGWVLALATFNVTVQMSAPRWVVARSLSLYQMAAFGGMALGSWIWGLIAGDYGVAIALYVAAFVQLICVLLGFWLRLPDTLDINLDPLRRWKEPETAVRIEPRSGPVVVSIEFLIRETDIPEFLRIMTERRRVRLRDGARDWTLLRDLANPELWIERYRSPTWLDYVRHNSRMTQADASITDRLYALHLGPERPLVHRMIERQTTSFPDSRVPGARELAEPLTDPNRWS, from the coding sequence ATGATCGGTCCGTCATCAGCGCCGCAAAAAGACGACTCTCCCCCGACAGCTCTTGGGCCGCTTGGGCATCCGGTGTTCCGGGCGGTGTGGCTCGCCAGCATGGCGTCCAATCTCGGCGGGCTTATTCAGTCGGTGGGCGCGTCCTGGATGATGACCTCCATCACCAGCTCGGCCCATATGGTGGCTTTGGTGCAGGCGTCGGTCACCTTGCCCATCATGTTGTTGTCTTTGGTGGCCGGAGCGGCGGCCGATGGTGGCGACCGCCGTATGGTGATGATCTGGGCGCAGATTTTCATGCTGCTGACTTCGGTGGTGCTGACGATTTCGGCCTGGTTCGGGCTGATCACGCCGTGGCTTTTGCTGTCATTTACGTTTCTGATCGGCTGCGGCATGGCCTTTAACGGCCCGGCCTGGCAGGCCTCGGTCGGCGATATGGTGCCGCGTTCCGCGTTGCCGGGTGCTGTGGCGCTCAACAGCATGGGCTTCAATCTGGCCCGCAGCCTTGGCCCGGCGCTTGGCGGCGCGATCGTGGCGGCCTTCGGGGTGGCTGCCGCCTTTGCCATCAATGCCGTGAGCTACCTTGGATTGATCATCGTGCTCATGCGCTGGCGGCCCGAGAAACAGCCGCCCGGCTTGCCGCGGGAACCGCTTGGCATGGCTATGGCGTCGGGGATCCGCTATGTGGCCATGTCGCCGAGCATCCGGGTGGTTTTGTTACGCAGTGCGGTGTTTGGTTTTTCGGCGATTTCGGCCATGGCGCTGATGCCGCTTGTGGCCCGCGATCTGGTGGCGGGCGGGCCTTTGACCTATGGCCTGCTGCTTGGGGCGTTCGGGGTTGGCGCTGTGGCCGGGGCGCTCGGCAGCGCGCGCCTGCGGCAGTTTATGAACAATGAAATCATCGTGCGCTCGGCTTCCATCGGGTTTTTGGCCGCCTGCGTGGTTACGGGAGTTAGCTCGCATCTGGTGCTGACCATGGTGGCTTTGCTTCTGGCCGGGGCGGGCTGGGTGCTGGCGCTTGCGACCTTCAATGTGACGGTGCAGATGTCGGCGCCGCGCTGGGTCGTGGCGCGGTCGCTGTCGCTCTATCAGATGGCGGCTTTTGGCGGCATGGCGCTGGGCAGCTGGATCTGGGGTCTGATTGCCGGTGATTATGGCGTGGCCATTGCGCTATATGTGGCGGCCTTTGTGCAGTTGATTTGCGTGTTGCTCGGGTTCTGGTTGCGGCTGCCGGATACGCTCGACATCAATCTTGATCCGTTGCGGCGCTGGAAGGAACCGGAAACCGCCGTCCGGATCGAGCCACGGAGCGGCCCGGTGGTGGTCAGCATCGAATTTCTGATCCGCGAAACGGATATCCCCGAGTTCTTGCGCATCATGACGGAACGCCGCCGGGTGCGCTTGCGCGATGGCGCGCGCGACTGGACGCTGTTGCGCGATCTGGCCAATCCTGAATTGTGGATCGAGCGTTATCGCTCGCCCACCTGGCTTGACTATGTGCGCCACAACAGCCGCATGACCCAGGCCGACGCCAGTATCACCGACCGCCTCTATGCGCTCCATCTGGGGCCCGAGCGGCCGCTGGTGCATCGCATGATCGAACGGCAGACCACAAGCTTCCCGGACAGCCGCGTGCCCGGCGCACGCGAACTGGCGGAGCCGCTGACCGATCCCAATCGCTGGTCGTGA
- a CDS encoding efflux RND transporter periplasmic adaptor subunit, whose translation MTHTVKMLLSVTLLSLGLAGCNSEADHKNDHKDDAEHVEAKTETTILAAMAAESGVVVEAVGPADLVTSVDLLGRVDFVPSARADVRAHYAGPVKKLTKTVGDKVRAGEILAFVESSQSLQTYVVTAPMTGVVLERRTNVGDVAGEGALYVIGDLRRVQAQLHVFPGDLGHIRDGQPVTVRSLDGHMSSESHIASFLPMAEAATQTLVARVGLPNEDGRWLPGMAVQAAVVVAKTEVPLAVRRTALQYFRGGDVVFVREGDVYKAQKLTLGRQSRDWVEVLSGLTAGQDYVIRNSFLIKADIEKAGAGHDH comes from the coding sequence ATGACCCATACAGTGAAGATGCTTCTCTCGGTCACCTTGCTGAGCCTCGGGCTTGCCGGATGCAATTCCGAAGCGGATCACAAAAACGACCATAAAGATGATGCCGAGCATGTGGAGGCGAAAACAGAGACAACTATCCTCGCCGCCATGGCTGCCGAGTCCGGGGTGGTGGTCGAGGCTGTGGGACCGGCGGATCTGGTGACCAGCGTCGATCTGCTCGGCCGGGTTGATTTCGTGCCTTCGGCGCGGGCCGACGTGCGAGCGCATTATGCAGGGCCGGTCAAAAAACTGACCAAGACCGTGGGCGACAAGGTGCGGGCCGGGGAAATCCTCGCGTTTGTGGAAAGCAGCCAGAGCCTGCAGACCTATGTGGTGACCGCGCCCATGACCGGGGTGGTGCTGGAGCGGCGCACCAATGTGGGCGATGTGGCCGGGGAGGGCGCGCTTTACGTGATCGGCGATCTCCGTCGTGTGCAGGCCCAGTTGCATGTGTTTCCCGGCGATCTCGGGCATATTCGCGACGGTCAGCCGGTGACGGTGCGCAGTCTCGATGGTCACATGAGCAGCGAAAGCCATATCGCAAGCTTCCTGCCCATGGCCGAGGCGGCGACCCAGACCCTGGTCGCCCGGGTGGGGTTGCCCAACGAGGACGGACGCTGGCTGCCGGGCATGGCGGTGCAGGCCGCCGTGGTGGTGGCGAAAACCGAAGTGCCGCTCGCGGTGCGGCGCACGGCCTTGCAATATTTTCGCGGCGGTGACGTGGTGTTCGTGCGTGAGGGCGATGTTTATAAGGCGCAAAAACTCACGCTCGGGCGGCAGTCGCGGGACTGGGTCGAGGTGCTCTCGGGCCTTACGGCGGGGCAGGACTATGTGATCCGGAACAGTTTCCTCATCAAGGCCGACATCGAAAAAGCCGGTGCCGGCCATGACCATTGA